The sequence below is a genomic window from Salicibibacter cibarius.
TTGAAGCAGGACTTTTCAGGCGCCATGGAGCGTTCATGAAGCCTGAATGCAAGAGCAGATCGGTCTTTCGGTTGCCATGAAGAGGTCTTGACACCTGAATTCGGTTGAAGCAGGCTTTTCAGGCGCCATGGAGCGTTCTCACACCTCCGGATCCGGTGCTTTGGACTCGTAACCCAAATTATTTACTTCCCTTGTTCCTCTCGGAGCAACTCGGCCTCCGTTTGAGGGATTACTTAGCTTCCCTTGTTCCTTTCGGGGCAGCTCGACCTCCATTTGAGGGATTACTTGGCTTCCCTTGTTCCTCTCGGAGCAACTCGGCCTCCATTTGAGGGATTACTTAGCTCCTCTTGTTCCTCTCGGAGCAGCTCGGCCTTCGTTTGAGGGATTACTTGGCTCCTCTTGTTCCTCTCGGAGCAACTCGGCCTCCGTTTGAGGGATTACTTAGCTCCTCTTGTTCCTCTCGGAGCAGCTCGACCTCCATTTGAGGGATTACCACCAAATCTGCGTTTTGCCTTACTGTCACAAAGGAGTCCAATTGCAACACCAGAACATAATTATATACGAACTGGTAACCATAGAAATATATCCTTTACCAGAGGTGACATCCGATGTCTAATGCTCGATTGACAGCAGCAGAAATCTCTCAGCTGTGGGGCTCTTACCTTAATGACACATTGTCCGTTTGCATCCTTCGTTATTTTTTGGCACATGTGGAAGATAGCGACATTCATGCATTATTGGCCGATGCTTTAGCGATATCCGATGGGCATATCCAATCATTGACGTCTTTCTTTAATGATGAGCAATTTCCGATTCCTGTTGGATTCACAGAGGACGATGTCAATGTGAATGCCCCGCGCCTGTATTCTGACACATTTATGCTGTACTATTTGCAGCAAATGGGAGCATTAGGAATGAACGCGCATAGTATGAGTACCGCGTTATCGGCCCGACCGGACATGCACGACTATTTTTTTGCATGTCTAAAACAATACGGCGACATTCATGAAAAGGCAAATAATCTTTTGCTATCAAAAGGTCTTTTTATTCGCCCGCCGTACATGCCGTATCCGGAAAAGGTGGCGTTTGTACACAAAAAAAGCTTTCTCAGCGGTTGGTTCGGAGAACATCGCCCATTAGTATCACTGGAAATTACGAATCTGCATGAAAATATTCAGCGGAATATGTTAGGCATGGCAATGTTAATGGGGTTCAGTCAAGTGGCCAAAACGAAGGAGGTTGTCCAATATTTACTCAGGGGCAAAGACATGGCGGCCAAACACGTGGAAATATTCGGCTCCGTATTGAGCAAAGATGACATTCCCGCGCCCGTCACCTGGGATACGGAAGTCACAGCCTCTACGACTGCGCCATTTTCAGAAAAACTGATGATGTTCATGACGACAGCACTCATAGGCATTGGTATGGGCTACTACGGAACAAGCATGGCCGGCACCGTGAGGAGTGACATACAGACGCATTATATCCGTCTTAGCGCGGAAATTATGAAATACGCCGGTGACGGCGCAAAACTCATGATTGACAACAGATGGATGGAGAATCCACCGCAAGCGCCAGACCGCGATGAATTGGCAAAGCCTTAGTCATAAGCGACAAGAGCAGCCTAAATAAACGTTTGTTTAATTTTTGGAACATGAAAAAAGGCGCCCGTGGGCGCCTTGCTATTGATCTTTAATTAAAGATCAAGCTCATCGTCTTCTTCTTCGTCATCTTCTTCATCGTCTAGGCCGTCTTCGTCTTCTTCTTCGTCGTCAGCACCTAGATCGTCGTCTTCTTCTTCGTCATCTAGACCATCATCATCTAGGCCGTCATCTTCTAGACCGTCATCTTCTTCACCTAGATCTTCTTCTTCTTCGTCGCCAGCAGGATCGTCGCCAGCAGGATCATCGCCATTTTCTTCTTCGCCGTTGCATGCAGCTAGCATACCGACGGAAAGGATTCCTGAAAGTACTCCATAAAGTAGTTTCTTATTCATGATTAACTTCCCCCATTAATTGTAAGAGTTAGTTGTTAACAGCGCTTCCTGTTAACTGTGCTTATCATAACAACGTGTTGGACTCTCGTCTATGGGTTGCGGTTGTTTTTGAATGTCTTTATACATTATTTCATATTCTCTTATATTCTCACACCATCGCGAGAGCCGGTTTTTTCATCAATCCTTCCCTTTTTCACGTTCCACAAGCCCAAACATCAAGTCCATTTCCGCGACCACTTCACCGTTGACCGTTGCCGTACCATGACCTTTTCCGACCGAACCGCGTACGCGCGTCAGTGTCGTTTCCAACTTGAGTTGGTCTCCCGGTGTTACCTGCCCTTTGAATCGACAGTTGTCAATACCGGCAAAGACAGCTAATTTACCCCGGTTTTTTTCATCTTTTAACAACGCAACCGCCCCCGTTTGCGCCAGCGCTTCAACGATGAGCACTCCCGGCATAACCGGATAACCCGGAAAATGACCGTTAAAATAATCCTCATTGGCGGTCACATTTTTAAGCGCGAGGCATCGCTTTCCCACTTCGAGTTCCGCCACACGGTCAATCAATAAAAACGGATGGCGATGGGGAATAATCGCTTGTATTTCTTCTGTCGTCAACAATTTATGTACCCCCTGAAATATATTGATAAAGGTCTTGCCACGTCTCTACGCGTAATATCCGGAGCCCTTCCCCGTCACCAACGATCGAGTAGCCGGGGACCAAACCGACCATCACGCTTGCGAAAAGCAAAAAAGAACAATGAGAAAGCGCAGCCAAATAGGGACAAGACACACCTTTAATGCGTGTTGTTGTGCCTTTTTTCGCTACGCTTTTCATTTTTCCCTTCCTCGCCTTCGTTACGCATGATCATGAATAACCCCTTATCGAAGGCTGTTCACGAGCCCCATCATCTCATCTTGTTGCGTAATATTCCGCGCATGCATGCCGTAACTGCGTTGCATTTCCATCAAATTCGTCATTTCCGTAGCCATATCCACATTAGACTGTTCCAATGCACCTTGGGTGACTTGCTCAACACCCGCGGCATCGAACCCCAGCACATCGGCTCCGTCTACACCCAGCGCTGCCAAATCAGGGAGTTGAAACAAATTATCCCCAATCGCTTCCAACAGTTGCGGGCGTTCAATGGTCGCTACTTCCAATTCGCCCAATGTAGCGGTGCCGCCTCCTGTTAAATCAGCGACGAGCGCGCCATCCGGATGCAACGTAAAATCGCTCGCTTGACCGGGAACAACAAACGGTTCCCCGTCACCGTTTGTCAACACATCCCCCTCCCGGGTCACAAGTTGCCACGTATCAGCCCCCGGGGCAGTTTCACTTAAATAAAAGGCGCCATCTCTCGTAAACGCTTGTCCGTCTTCTGTTTGTACAGGGAAAAAGACCCCGGCTTCCGCCAACGCAAAATCAAGGGCACGTTCCGTTTCTTGCACAGCTCCTTGATCATAACGTAGCGCTGTTTGCGAAACGCCGGCACCATTTCCGACACGTATACCTTCAGGCGTCAAACGATTGCCTTCCGGTTGAGGCACACGTTGATGATCCATCTGTTGAAAAAGCAAATCGGAAAATGAATCCTCCCGGCGTTGATAGCCGGTACGGTTGATGTTGGCGATATTATTTGAAATCGTATCCATGCTTTGCTGCAATTGGCCCATTGTGACAGTCGATGATAACATAATCGCCCTCCTTATTTTCGACATATTTCCCGGGAAATATTAGCCGATACTGCCAATATCATTCACTGTTCGTTGCATATTTTGGTCGTAAGCCTGTAGAACCGATTGATTTGCCTCAAATTGTCGGTATGCCTGTGTCATGTCTGTCATCGTTTGACCAACATCTACATTGGAGCGCTCCAAAAACTGTTGTTGCAATTCATAAGGATACGCATCATCGCCCACTGCACTCGGCAATCCCTCGGGATCCTCGCCTTCATATTGCAAAAGACCGGCGCCTGTCTTTGCCAATTGCACGGGGTCAGGTGCGTAGGCAACTTCCATTTGCCCGACGTATTCACCCGAGTCAGCCGTGATTTCCCCGTCACTTTCAAGCGTAAACCACTCATTTCCTACGTCCAATGGCTCGCTATCCGTTCCCAATATGTAATGGCCTTCACCAGTTGTGAGGAACCCTTGTCCATCAACGGCAAAATTTCCGTTGCGTGTATACTGAACATTCCCGTCTTCATCTTGCACGGCGAATAACAGCATTCCGGGCTCACCGGTTTCCGCTTCAGGCTCCAGTGCCCCTTGTAGAAGGGCGACATCGGTTCCTGCGCCGGTTTCACGCAAATCCCCCTGCCGGACGTCCGGTGCCCGTTCCTGCATGTATACACCTGTCGGAATATCCCCGATAATTCCATTTGTTCCGGCATCCCCATTGTTCATCGCTTGAATCAACATGTTCGGAAATGTCCGTGTGGGGCCATGATCGCCTTTATGGCCGGGGGTGTGCATATTCGCGAGATTATCCCCGAGCATTTCCGTCTGCCTTTGCTCTGCAATCATGCCGGAAGCCGCTTGGTAAAAACCTCTGATCATTCCGATGCCCTCCTTTTTAAGCGCGTATTTTATTGGACATTTTATCTAAGTTCTCCAACATAACTCCGGTACCGTTCGCTACACACTGCATCGGTTCTTCCGCAATAAAGACAGGGATTTTTAATTCCTCGGCGAAAAGTTCCTGCATCCCATGCAACTGTGCACCGCCGCCTGTAATAAACGCTCCCTTATCAATAATATCAGCTGCCAACTCCGGGGGCGTCTGTTCCAATACAAGCTTGGCTGCCTGGGTGATGGTAGCCACTGATTCTTTCAAAGCATTGTTTATTTCTTCCGAGTGAATCGTGACCGTACGGGGTAGCCCGCTGACCATATCACGTCCACGGATATCGAATGTCCCTGTACGTCCGGCCGGCGAAACACTTACGGCCTCTTTTTTTATATCCTCTGCTGTGCGCTCTCCAATTAATAATTTATAATGTCGCTTGATATAATGGAAAATATCATTGTCGAATTGGTCACCTGCCGTTTTAATCGACTTCGAGGTGACGATCCCTCCCATGGACAAAACAGCAACGTCCGTGGTGCCCCCGCCAATATCGATGACCATGTTGCCACTTGGTTGAAAAATCTCCATCCCTGCGCCAATCGCGGCTACTTTTGGCTCCTCTTCCAAATACACATGTTTTCCGCCACTTTTTTCAACCGTTTCGCGAATGGCTTTTTGCTCTACGGAAGTAATGTCTGCCGGGCAACAGATCAAAATTCGCGGTTTCATAAAAGCTGAACGAACATTAATTTTTGACAAAAAATGACGCAACATCGATTCCGTTAAATCAAAGTCGGCAATAACCCCATCTTTCATTGGGCGCAATGCCACGATATTTCCGGGTGTGCGGCCAACCATTCGAAACGCTTCTTCCCCCACTGCCATCGTTTTGCCGGTCGTGTTATCAACGGCAACAACAGAGGGTTCTTCCAACACAATGCCTTGACCTTTGACGTGTATAAGTACATTTGCGGTCCCCAAATCTATCCCGATATCTCTTCCGAACATGCTGCACCTTCCTCTCCGTGAATGTTAATTTATGTAAAAGAAAACGTTCTGATGAATGCACACTCAATGCTTAATTTTACCACATTCGAATCGAAATATGAATCTTCATATCGATATTTGTGAAATTTTGTGACTTGGAAAGGGAATGATACGTTACATAGACAAAACCGGCAAGGTACATTCTCCTTGCCGGTTTCTCATTAATCCCATATATTAGCCAACAACTCGTAACTGCGCCTTCTTTTTTCCTGATCGTAAATGTCCGAACTAACAATGAGCTCATCGAACTTAGCTTCGGCGTGGAAATCTTCCAGTTCTTTTTTCACTTTTTCCTGATCGCCTACGAATGTGTATTTTAATGATTGGAGCACCTGAGCTTTTTCAAATTCTGTCCAATGGTCATCCATATTATCGACCGGTTTTGTATCGATTTCCGCTTTGCCGCCACGGACGATGGTTAAAAACCGCAAATAATTCGTCGTTGCCAGTTTTTCAGCTTCCTCTGTCGTATCAGCAAGAGCGGCATTGACCGTGACCATCGCGTACGGCTCGCTTAGATGCTCCGAGGCTTGGAAACGTTCGTGATACAGGCGCAAAGCATTAAACAATTCACCCGGCGCAAAATGACTCGCGAACGCAAACGGCAAGCCTAAAGCTGCGGCAAGTTGAGCACTGTAGGTACTCGAACCCAACAAATAGATCGGCACTTCAGAACCATGGCCGGGGATGGCCTTCACAGGCGCGTCTTCGTTGCTAAAATACTTCAGCAGTTCATTCACGTTATCGGGAAAGTCATTGACACTACTCATTTGATCACGACGTAACGCGCGAATCGTCATCGGATCCGTACCGGGAGCTCGTCCCAAACCCAAATCAATGCGATTCGGATACATCGCCTCCAGTGTCCCAAATTGTTCCGCGATGATTAAAGGCGCGTGATTCGGGAGCATCACACCGCCTGAACCGACGCGAATATTCTCACTATGGCCGGCTAAGTAACCGATAAGCACAGAAGTAGCTGAACTGGCGATCGCTTTCATATTATGATGTTCAGCCACCCAATAACGGTGATACCCAAGCTTGTCCGTATGTTGAATCAGTTTTTTGCTATTTTCAAATGCATCTGCCGGCGTCTGTTCTGCATGGACCGGCGCCAAATCCAATACGGATAAGGAAAAATCTGCATTCATGCCTTTCACCCTTTCCTAATCCTTTTATGAGGATGAACCTATACAATAAAAACAATACAAGGGAATTGCCTTTAAGAAAAGAAAAATGCTCAGAAAACCGCCATCATCTAAAATAAAAAGACGAATACGAAGCACGTAACGCGAGCCTTCGTCACTCGTCTTTTTGGCGGGTTTATTTCGATCGCGTTATATGTTCATGTTTTGCAACGGCGAAAAAACACGAATTTTTCGACAGTAGTAAAGGTACTACGAATGAATGATTTTTTCCCCCTTATTATTATATTTTACTTTTGTTGCTTCCCCACCGCGCAAATGCCGGATCGATTTATGATAATCCAATATGCTTTTTACTTCATTTGCCAGTTCGGGATTAATGTCAGGAAGCCGCTCTGTCAAATCTTTATGCACGGTACTTTTCGAAACGCCGAACTCTTTAGCGATTGTTCGGACAGTTTTCCGGGTTTCCACCACATACCTTCCTATCTTGATGGTCCGTTCTTTGATGTAGTCATGCACACCCCTCGCCTCCCAGTCTGGATGGTTTGTTACAGTTTATTATCCAAGACCGGTATATATACCAAAAACTCAGGCAGGACAAGGGTTTGAAGAAAATCTTCAGCGTAAACTCAGATGTAACAGGCACTCCCGCTCACAGTTCGTTGACCGCGACCATTGTCGAATCAAAAAATTCGCCAACAAATTGATGAGTCATTACGTTTTTTATCTTTATAATTCGGTGATTGTTTTCAAAGCATGTAAATCTTCATCGATCACCTCACGAAGCGACGGATTGTAAAAGACAGCCGCGGGGTGATATAGAGCGCACACGTCGTACGTTTCCGTACTCCATTGATAGTTGTTTTTAACGCGATTTTGCACAGGTGAATGATGGATCGTCCCGTGCATCATTGACATTTTTGCTGAGTTTCCGAGCAGGCGTTTAAGCGCGACGCCTCCGAGACTAACGATGATCCTTGGTCGTATAGCTGCAATTTGATAATCAAGCAAGGGCGCGTGGGCAAAAATTTCTTTCTCCGTCGGTTTCCGGTTTATTTTTTTCATGACCGGGGTTCCGTTTGGACGGCGTTCGCCCCATTTGAAAGGGCGGCTGCGCACCGCGCTTGTGATGTATACGTCTTTGCGGGCAAGTCCTAACGTTGTTAAATAGCTGTCGAGCACTTTCCCTGACCGGCCACAGAACGGTTCGCCGGTTTCTGCTTCTTTTTCGCCCGGGGCTTCGGCGATAAACATGATATCAGCGTCCTCATTCCCCGCGCCGGTTAAGAATCCTTCAAGCTGATGGGTTTCGAGGGCGGATTGGCATTGCGCTATGATTTCCGCAGGAAACTGCATTGGTCGTTGATCCTTTCTGCTGATGAGTATGGACAATTCGAGTATAACATTTGGATGCGCGAATGTGCTTACGGCTACCTCGAAAAGGAAGTTTGAGGGGGGAGTTAGGGACTGGAATGCTTCTATGACATGAGTTAGGACTCCATTCTACTCGGTTGACGACCTAACGCCCTCCGTGGATCTTAGTTAGGGCTGCAACGGGACCGGTTGATGACCTAAGTGCTCCCTAGTTCATGAGTTAGGGCTTCATTCTGCTCTGTTGACGACCTAACGCCTTCCGCTATCTTCAGTTAGGGCACCATTTCCCTTCGTCACGCGTAGACTATCATGTTTTTCCTACAAGTCGCTTGGGGCGTATTAATGATAGTGCTTGCAATTCGATGAGTACAAATTCCCACTGATGTGGTAGAATAAAAGATATTCTATCTGAAAGGAGCGTATGCGGTGTTTTTGAAACCTCGTGATGTGCCGCAGGAATTACAAAAGCTCAGGTCTTTGGATATGCGAATGCGCTTACTGCCAGAAGACAAACGGTACTACCTAAACCTAGAAAAGGGGTTTGACGGGGAAGTCGCATTTGACGCAAAGTTAGTAGAGTTAAAGCCGGAATGCCTCATTTTAGCCGACTTGCTACTTGAACAGAATTTTTCACTGTTTCAAATTGACACGCTAGTTCTTTTTAAGAAAAACATCCATCTTTTTGAAATTAAAAATTTCGAAGGGGATTTTGACATCAAAGCGGATCATTGGTCTTTGCTTTCAGGAGAGGAAATTAAAAACCCCCTGCTCCAACTGAAAAGGAGCGAATCTCTGTTTAGACAACTGCTCCATAGACACCTCAAAATATCCATCCCGATTCATCCCCACCTTGTGTTTGTTAACCCCCATTTCACTTTATACAACGCAACCCCGGATATGCCCATTCTATTTGCCTCCCAAATTGACCGTTTTATAAAAAAATTAAACGGCAATTCCTCCAAAATAACCCAAAATAATATCCAGATCGGCAATCAATTAGCATCACGTCATCGTACGGATTCCCCGTTTTCCCGCTTGCTCGATTATAATTATGCACAATTAAAAAAAGGGATTGTGTGCGCATGGTGTGCATCATGGATGATCGCGGGAGAAAGAAAAATGCTATGTAACAAATGCGGCAACATTGAAGACAATGAAACGGCAATTATGCGGCATGTGGAAGAATTTAAAGCCCTTTTTCCGGAACAAAAAATAACAACCAATACGATTCGAGATTGGTGCGGGGACATCGTTTCATCGAAAAAAGTCCAAAGAGTATTGGCAAAAAATTTTAATCGTGTCAATCATGGGAAAGTCTCCTATTATATTGATTGAAACGATGGGGGGAGAG
It includes:
- a CDS encoding flagellar hook-basal body protein, whose amino-acid sequence is MIRGFYQAASGMIAEQRQTEMLGDNLANMHTPGHKGDHGPTRTFPNMLIQAMNNGDAGTNGIIGDIPTGVYMQERAPDVRQGDLRETGAGTDVALLQGALEPEAETGEPGMLLFAVQDEDGNVQYTRNGNFAVDGQGFLTTGEGHYILGTDSEPLDVGNEWFTLESDGEITADSGEYVGQMEVAYAPDPVQLAKTGAGLLQYEGEDPEGLPSAVGDDAYPYELQQQFLERSNVDVGQTMTDMTQAYRQFEANQSVLQAYDQNMQRTVNDIGSIG
- a CDS encoding DNA primase; the encoded protein is MNKKLLYGVLSGILSVGMLAACNGEEENGDDPAGDDPAGDEEEEDLGEEDDGLEDDGLDDDGLDDEEEDDDLGADDEEEDEDGLDDEEDDEEEDDELDL
- the mreB gene encoding rod shape-determining protein MreB, producing the protein MFGRDIGIDLGTANVLIHVKGQGIVLEEPSVVAVDNTTGKTMAVGEEAFRMVGRTPGNIVALRPMKDGVIADFDLTESMLRHFLSKINVRSAFMKPRILICCPADITSVEQKAIRETVEKSGGKHVYLEEEPKVAAIGAGMEIFQPSGNMVIDIGGGTTDVAVLSMGGIVTSKSIKTAGDQFDNDIFHYIKRHYKLLIGERTAEDIKKEAVSVSPAGRTGTFDIRGRDMVSGLPRTVTIHSEEINNALKESVATITQAAKLVLEQTPPELAADIIDKGAFITGGGAQLHGMQELFAEELKIPVFIAEEPMQCVANGTGVMLENLDKMSNKIRA
- a CDS encoding nuclease-related domain-containing protein is translated as MFLKPRDVPQELQKLRSLDMRMRLLPEDKRYYLNLEKGFDGEVAFDAKLVELKPECLILADLLLEQNFSLFQIDTLVLFKKNIHLFEIKNFEGDFDIKADHWSLLSGEEIKNPLLQLKRSESLFRQLLHRHLKISIPIHPHLVFVNPHFTLYNATPDMPILFASQIDRFIKKLNGNSSKITQNNIQIGNQLASRHRTDSPFSRLLDYNYAQLKKGIVCAWCASWMIAGERKMLCNKCGNIEDNETAIMRHVEEFKALFPEQKITTNTIRDWCGDIVSSKKVQRVLAKNFNRVNHGKVSYYID
- a CDS encoding flagellar hook-basal body protein, producing the protein MLSSTVTMGQLQQSMDTISNNIANINRTGYQRREDSFSDLLFQQMDHQRVPQPEGNRLTPEGIRVGNGAGVSQTALRYDQGAVQETERALDFALAEAGVFFPVQTEDGQAFTRDGAFYLSETAPGADTWQLVTREGDVLTNGDGEPFVVPGQASDFTLHPDGALVADLTGGGTATLGELEVATIERPQLLEAIGDNLFQLPDLAALGVDGADVLGFDAAGVEQVTQGALEQSNVDMATEMTNLMEMQRSYGMHARNITQQDEMMGLVNSLR
- a CDS encoding LLM class flavin-dependent oxidoreductase; translation: MNADFSLSVLDLAPVHAEQTPADAFENSKKLIQHTDKLGYHRYWVAEHHNMKAIASSATSVLIGYLAGHSENIRVGSGGVMLPNHAPLIIAEQFGTLEAMYPNRIDLGLGRAPGTDPMTIRALRRDQMSSVNDFPDNVNELLKYFSNEDAPVKAIPGHGSEVPIYLLGSSTYSAQLAAALGLPFAFASHFAPGELFNALRLYHERFQASEHLSEPYAMVTVNAALADTTEEAEKLATTNYLRFLTIVRGGKAEIDTKPVDNMDDHWTEFEKAQVLQSLKYTFVGDQEKVKKELEDFHAEAKFDELIVSSDIYDQEKRRRSYELLANIWD
- the fabZ gene encoding 3-hydroxyacyl-ACP dehydratase FabZ, coding for MLTTEEIQAIIPHRHPFLLIDRVAELEVGKRCLALKNVTANEDYFNGHFPGYPVMPGVLIVEALAQTGAVALLKDEKNRGKLAVFAGIDNCRFKGQVTPGDQLKLETTLTRVRGSVGKGHGTATVNGEVVAEMDLMFGLVEREKGKD
- the spoIIID gene encoding sporulation transcriptional regulator SpoIIID; amino-acid sequence: MHDYIKERTIKIGRYVVETRKTVRTIAKEFGVSKSTVHKDLTERLPDINPELANEVKSILDYHKSIRHLRGGEATKVKYNNKGEKIIHS
- a CDS encoding DUF3231 family protein — translated: MSNARLTAAEISQLWGSYLNDTLSVCILRYFLAHVEDSDIHALLADALAISDGHIQSLTSFFNDEQFPIPVGFTEDDVNVNAPRLYSDTFMLYYLQQMGALGMNAHSMSTALSARPDMHDYFFACLKQYGDIHEKANNLLLSKGLFIRPPYMPYPEKVAFVHKKSFLSGWFGEHRPLVSLEITNLHENIQRNMLGMAMLMGFSQVAKTKEVVQYLLRGKDMAAKHVEIFGSVLSKDDIPAPVTWDTEVTASTTAPFSEKLMMFMTTALIGIGMGYYGTSMAGTVRSDIQTHYIRLSAEIMKYAGDGAKLMIDNRWMENPPQAPDRDELAKP
- a CDS encoding uracil-DNA glycosylase, producing the protein MQFPAEIIAQCQSALETHQLEGFLTGAGNEDADIMFIAEAPGEKEAETGEPFCGRSGKVLDSYLTTLGLARKDVYITSAVRSRPFKWGERRPNGTPVMKKINRKPTEKEIFAHAPLLDYQIAAIRPRIIVSLGGVALKRLLGNSAKMSMMHGTIHHSPVQNRVKNNYQWSTETYDVCALYHPAAVFYNPSLREVIDEDLHALKTITEL
- a CDS encoding DNA-directed RNA polymerase subunit beta, which produces MKSVAKKGTTTRIKGVSCPYLAALSHCSFLLFASVMVGLVPGYSIVGDGEGLRILRVETWQDLYQYISGGT